DNA sequence from the Betaproteobacteria bacterium genome:
GAAGCTGCGGATTCAAAATCCCAACGCGAAAACGCTCAGTATGCAGGGCTTGTCGTACGAGATGGAACTCAACGGCAGGGTATTTGCCCGGGGCGTGAGCCCGCAGACCGGGTACATTGCCCCGTATGGGCAGGCGCTGATCGAG
Encoded proteins:
- a CDS encoding Water stress and hypersensitive response domain-containing protein, which encodes MDVRIAHAGVIEQEYALKLRIQNPNAKTLSMQGLSYEMELNGRVFARGVSPQTGYIAPYGQALIE